One region of Chryseobacterium sp. SORGH_AS_0447 genomic DNA includes:
- a CDS encoding MFS transporter, giving the protein MDRLVNRPERVNLSLLTYVCFTFLGYFVIGLSLSVLPIFINKSLGFSLVVAGLVISLQYVSTFFLRAYSGKIIDGKGPKPAVLYSMLGFSLTGIFLIAAYYFKASPYLSLIFLIITRLLTGCAEGLVGASPINWAIMAVGEEHTAKVISYNGVASYGALAIGASLGITIEQDFSLYGIGILSIILGIAGFLYARTKENKTNIHVQEAQSFWKVLRKVAPFGACLALGGLGFASISTFITLYYNYFHWNNGALCLSVFGGLFVIGRLVFSNVIKNYGGINVAIVCLLVETIGLLIIAFGTDPEMALVGAGITGLGFSLIFPALGVVAINSVPASNQGSALAGYGLFIDLSLGVAGPLIGGVADIYGMVYIFPFSAGMVFIGLGLAFLLKKRSNLKI; this is encoded by the coding sequence ATGGATAGATTAGTCAACCGGCCCGAAAGGGTTAACTTATCCTTACTTACCTATGTCTGTTTTACGTTCTTAGGGTATTTTGTTATAGGATTATCACTGTCTGTCCTTCCTATTTTTATCAATAAGAGTTTAGGATTCAGCCTTGTAGTTGCAGGACTGGTGATCAGCCTACAGTATGTTTCCACTTTCTTCCTGAGGGCGTATTCCGGGAAGATTATTGACGGTAAAGGTCCAAAACCGGCCGTCCTTTACAGCATGCTTGGTTTTTCCCTTACCGGAATTTTCCTGATCGCGGCTTATTATTTTAAAGCTTCGCCTTACCTGAGCCTGATATTCCTGATCATTACACGGCTGCTTACCGGCTGTGCAGAAGGATTGGTCGGGGCAAGCCCCATCAACTGGGCGATTATGGCGGTCGGTGAAGAACATACGGCCAAAGTTATCTCTTATAACGGCGTGGCCTCTTATGGCGCTCTGGCTATCGGCGCATCTCTGGGAATTACCATTGAACAAGATTTTAGCCTGTACGGTATCGGGATTCTCTCGATTATTTTAGGAATTGCAGGATTTTTATATGCTCGGACAAAAGAAAATAAAACAAATATTCACGTTCAGGAAGCCCAGTCTTTCTGGAAAGTACTAAGGAAGGTCGCTCCTTTCGGTGCTTGTCTTGCGTTGGGCGGTCTCGGTTTTGCCAGTATATCGACATTCATTACACTGTATTATAATTATTTTCACTGGAACAATGGCGCACTGTGCCTAAGTGTTTTCGGCGGACTGTTCGTTATCGGCAGACTGGTATTCAGTAATGTTATTAAAAATTACGGCGGGATCAACGTAGCCATTGTTTGTCTCCTGGTGGAAACTATCGGCCTGCTGATCATCGCTTTCGGAACAGATCCTGAGATGGCTCTCGTCGGGGCAGGAATTACAGGCCTGGGATTTTCACTGATTTTCCCGGCATTGGGTGTAGTAGCGATTAACAGCGTTCCGGCCTCTAACCAGGGATCTGCATTGGCAGGATACGGGCTTTTCATTGATCTGTCGTTAGGAGTTGCCGGTCCGCTGATCGGCGGAGTAGCGGATATTTACGGGATGGTTTATATTTTCCCATTTAGTGCCGGAATGGTGTTTATTGGTTTGGGGTTAGCTTTTCTACTGAAAAAGAGATCGAATTTGAAAATTTAA
- a CDS encoding peptide chain release factor 3 has protein sequence MSDLIKEIEKRKTFGIISHPDAGKTTLTEKLLLFGGAIQEAGAVKSNKIKKGATSDFMEIERQRGISVATSVLAFEYRDHKINILDTPGHKDFAEDTYRTLTAVDSVIVVIDVAKGVEEQTEKLVQVCRMRNIPMLVFINKLDREGKDAFDLLDEVEQKLGLTVCPLSLPIGMGSDFQGIYNIWENNIQLFLEEKKQKVGEAIKFDDINDSSIDEVIGEKAANTLREELDLVQSVYPEFNREDYMKGDLQPVFFGSALNNFGVRELLDAFIDIAPMPQPKESDTRVVKPEESTFTGFVFKIHANMDPKHRDRLAFVKIVSGTFKRNENYLLVREGKKMKFSSPNAFFADKKEVVDESFPGDIVGLHDTGSFRIGDTLTGGEKLSFKGIPSFSPEHFRYINNNDPLKAKQLAKGIDQLMDEGVAQLFTLEMNGRKIIGTVGALQYEVIQYRLEHEYGAKCTYEPLSMHKACWVEADEKSEEFREFARLKQRFLARDKYNQLVFLADSSFTIHMTQEKFPNVKLHFISEFKNA, from the coding sequence ATGTCAGACTTAATCAAAGAAATAGAGAAGAGAAAAACCTTCGGGATTATCTCCCACCCCGATGCCGGGAAAACGACCCTTACGGAGAAGCTGCTGCTTTTCGGGGGCGCGATTCAGGAAGCCGGTGCGGTAAAATCCAACAAAATAAAAAAAGGAGCCACTTCCGACTTTATGGAAATCGAAAGGCAGAGAGGGATCTCGGTAGCGACTTCCGTATTGGCTTTTGAGTATAGAGATCATAAAATCAATATCCTGGATACACCGGGTCACAAAGACTTCGCGGAAGATACTTATCGAACACTAACTGCCGTTGATTCCGTAATCGTGGTGATCGACGTGGCAAAAGGGGTTGAGGAACAGACTGAAAAACTGGTTCAGGTATGCCGGATGCGGAATATTCCGATGCTGGTTTTCATCAATAAGCTGGACCGTGAGGGTAAGGATGCTTTCGATCTTTTGGATGAGGTGGAGCAGAAATTGGGATTAACGGTTTGTCCGCTTTCACTTCCGATCGGGATGGGAAGCGATTTCCAGGGAATTTACAACATCTGGGAAAACAACATCCAGTTGTTTTTGGAGGAGAAGAAGCAGAAAGTTGGAGAAGCGATTAAGTTTGACGACATCAATGATTCTTCAATAGACGAGGTGATCGGCGAAAAAGCAGCCAATACTTTAAGAGAAGAACTGGATCTGGTACAGTCGGTTTATCCGGAATTCAACCGTGAAGATTATATGAAAGGTGATCTGCAGCCGGTTTTCTTTGGTTCGGCTTTAAATAATTTCGGAGTACGCGAATTGCTGGATGCCTTCATCGACATTGCCCCCATGCCGCAGCCGAAAGAAAGTGATACCCGGGTGGTAAAGCCTGAGGAAAGCACTTTCACCGGATTTGTTTTCAAAATCCACGCAAATATGGATCCGAAACACAGGGACCGACTGGCTTTCGTAAAGATTGTTTCCGGAACTTTTAAAAGAAATGAAAATTACCTGCTGGTAAGAGAAGGCAAAAAGATGAAATTTTCTTCGCCGAATGCTTTCTTTGCCGATAAGAAAGAGGTGGTGGACGAAAGTTTCCCGGGAGATATCGTAGGTCTTCACGATACCGGAAGCTTTAGGATCGGTGATACCTTAACGGGTGGTGAAAAACTGAGCTTCAAAGGAATTCCAAGCTTCTCTCCTGAGCATTTCAGATATATCAATAATAATGATCCTCTTAAAGCCAAGCAACTGGCAAAAGGGATTGATCAGCTGATGGATGAAGGGGTTGCCCAGTTGTTTACCCTGGAAATGAACGGCCGGAAGATCATCGGAACGGTGGGCGCGCTTCAGTACGAAGTGATCCAGTATCGTCTGGAACATGAATATGGAGCAAAATGTACCTATGAGCCGCTTTCGATGCATAAAGCCTGCTGGGTGGAAGCAGACGAAAAGTCTGAAGAATTCAGGGAATTTGCAAGATTGAAGCAGAGATTCTTAGCCAGGGATAAATACAATCAGCTGGTTTTCTTAGCAGATTCTTCCTTCACGATTCACATGACGCAGGAAAAATTCCCGAATGTGAAGCTGCATTTTATCAGTGAATTTAAAAATGCTTAA
- a CDS encoding transposase — MGISKYSLSFKLSCIERIGKQNLSVRSLAREIGLDESIIRKWKRFYDLYGIQGLQRRSNRCYDVKFKLRVLETMESQNLSLKQAAARFNIAAESSISTWRVAYEKYGILGLKNKPIGRASIMSNYKQKKKKSGKPLTREEELLLENERLRAEIDFLKKLDALALKNNKQKPSKS, encoded by the coding sequence ATGGGAATATCAAAATATAGTTTATCATTTAAGTTGAGTTGCATAGAAAGAATTGGGAAACAAAATCTTTCGGTCCGCTCTTTAGCTCGGGAAATAGGTTTGGATGAGTCTATTATTCGCAAATGGAAAAGGTTTTATGATTTATACGGAATTCAGGGTTTACAACGCAGGAGCAACCGCTGTTATGATGTAAAATTTAAGCTCAGGGTTTTGGAAACGATGGAGTCGCAAAACCTTTCTCTAAAGCAAGCTGCTGCCAGATTCAATATCGCTGCAGAATCCAGTATTAGTACCTGGCGTGTTGCTTACGAAAAATATGGTATTTTAGGGTTAAAGAATAAACCCATAGGAAGAGCATCAATAATGAGCAATTACAAACAAAAAAAGAAAAAGTCCGGCAAACCACTGACTAGAGAAGAAGAACTGTTATTGGAAAATGAAAGACTTCGGGCCGAAATCGATTTTCTAAAAAAGTTAGACGCCTTAGCTCTCAAAAACAACAAGCAGAAGCCATCGAAGAGTTAA
- a CDS encoding IS3 family transposase: protein MEELRHQYNLSVLLDCAGMGRSSFYYHQNRAQSDKYSDVKAMIKQIYHRHKGRFGYRRITLTMKEKGVIINHKTVLRLMKTLGLKSIIRVKRYKSYRGEQGKIAPNILKRNFKAEQPNKKWATDVTEFNVSGNKLYLSPIIDLFNGEIISYNLSERPVFAQITDMLKKSLKKIKNTENIILHSDQGWQYQMKAYQNILKEKGIIQSMSRKGNCLDNAVIENFFGTLKSEMFYTKKFKTIDELKKEIKQYITYYNNDRIRLNLNGKSPVQYRTLFFNNIV from the coding sequence ATCGAAGAGTTAAGGCATCAATACAATCTCTCTGTGTTGCTGGATTGTGCAGGGATGGGCAGAAGCAGTTTTTATTATCATCAGAACAGAGCTCAGAGCGACAAATATTCTGATGTAAAAGCAATGATAAAACAAATTTATCACAGGCACAAAGGAAGGTTCGGATACCGACGTATTACTTTAACAATGAAAGAAAAAGGTGTCATCATCAATCATAAAACAGTTTTGAGATTAATGAAAACGTTAGGACTGAAAAGTATTATACGGGTCAAAAGATACAAATCTTACCGGGGTGAACAAGGGAAAATAGCACCCAATATTTTAAAAAGAAACTTTAAAGCAGAGCAGCCGAACAAAAAATGGGCAACTGATGTAACTGAGTTTAATGTCTCGGGAAACAAGCTTTATCTGTCTCCGATCATCGATTTATTCAACGGTGAAATCATCAGCTATAATCTCTCAGAAAGACCTGTCTTCGCGCAGATTACAGATATGCTGAAAAAGAGCTTAAAGAAAATTAAAAATACAGAAAATATCATCTTACATTCAGATCAAGGTTGGCAATACCAGATGAAGGCATATCAAAATATCTTGAAAGAAAAAGGAATCATCCAGAGTATGTCCAGAAAAGGAAACTGTCTGGACAATGCCGTGATTGAAAACTTTTTCGGAACACTGAAATCTGAGATGTTTTATACCAAAAAGTTTAAAACAATTGATGAGCTGAAAAAAGAGATAAAACAATACATCACTTATTACAATAATGACAGAATACGGTTAAATCTAAATGGAAAGAGCCCGGTACAGTACCGAACTCTTTTCTTTAATAATATTGTTTAA
- a CDS encoding DUF4349 domain-containing protein: protein MKKFILLVAVSGTFIMCKKGETTAAHLEDTFHSADSTVSAASEQLSKVSDQANAVLDSASVRIKDFENAKNEVKDNIENTSKIVDSLSDKISNVTLESKTEKKDSAKKDRKIVVNVPAPKIIRETKVIYKEKPQKENFELNIAKNQLMKTGTLELNVNDAETAKEIVKDEVSKYDGFIRSENISVGNDDRKTAYLKIKVPLQKFDYLMSDLSYNLGDVENKSINVTGEEIVKGTLCEIDITLYETEGSNTEKAKPETFGERSFAAVSSGWNVITSIFLFILPLWPLFVLGGIGYYFYKKRGKNTNHHDPH, encoded by the coding sequence ATGAAAAAATTCATTTTACTCGTGGCAGTATCAGGCACGTTCATTATGTGTAAAAAAGGAGAAACGACAGCTGCCCATCTGGAAGATACCTTTCATTCGGCAGACAGTACGGTCTCAGCAGCCTCTGAACAATTGAGCAAAGTAAGTGATCAGGCAAACGCAGTTTTGGATTCTGCCAGTGTAAGGATCAAAGATTTTGAAAATGCAAAGAATGAGGTAAAGGACAACATTGAAAACACTTCAAAAATCGTCGATTCTTTATCGGACAAGATTTCAAATGTAACCCTGGAATCAAAAACGGAAAAGAAAGATTCAGCTAAAAAAGACCGGAAGATCGTAGTGAATGTTCCGGCTCCGAAAATAATCCGGGAAACCAAAGTAATCTATAAAGAAAAGCCCCAAAAGGAGAACTTTGAATTGAATATTGCTAAAAATCAGCTGATGAAGACCGGTACATTAGAACTGAATGTAAACGATGCCGAAACCGCGAAGGAAATTGTAAAAGATGAAGTATCCAAATACGACGGATTTATTAGAAGCGAAAACATTTCGGTAGGTAATGACGACCGGAAAACCGCCTACCTGAAAATAAAGGTTCCGCTTCAGAAATTTGATTACCTGATGAGTGACCTGAGCTATAACTTGGGAGATGTGGAAAACAAAAGCATCAATGTTACGGGAGAGGAAATCGTGAAAGGTACCTTATGCGAAATTGATATTACACTCTACGAAACGGAAGGAAGCAATACAGAAAAAGCAAAACCGGAAACTTTTGGGGAAAGATCTTTCGCTGCCGTCTCTTCCGGCTGGAATGTCATTACTTCGATCTTCCTGTTCATCCTCCCGCTCTGGCCTTTGTTCGTACTAGGAGGAATCGGCTACTATTTTTATAAAAAGAGGGGTAAAAACACAAATCACCATGATCCTCATTGA
- a CDS encoding acyl-CoA dehydrogenase, with translation MDFNLSEEQLMIQQAARDFAQNELLPEVIERDRDQKFPAEQVKKMGEMGLLGMMVDPKYGGAGMDSVSYVLAMEEIAKIDASAAVVMSVNNSLVCAGLEKFASEEQKVKYLTPLASGQVIGAFALSEPEAGSDATSQKTTAEDKGDYYLLNGIKNWITNGGTATYYIVIAQTDPEKKHKGINAFIVERGWEGFEIGLKEDKLGIRGSDTHSLIFNNVKVPKENRIGEDGFGFNFAMAVLNGGRIGIASQALGIASGAYELALKYAKTRKAFKTEIINHQAIAFKLADMATQITAARMLCYKAAVEKDAGKDISESGAMAKLYASQVAMDTTIEAVQIHGGYGYVKEYHVERMMRDAKITQIYEGTSEIQKIVISRSIAK, from the coding sequence ATGGACTTTAATTTATCAGAAGAACAGCTGATGATTCAGCAGGCAGCAAGGGATTTTGCTCAGAACGAACTATTACCGGAGGTGATCGAGAGAGACCGCGACCAAAAGTTTCCTGCAGAACAGGTAAAGAAAATGGGAGAAATGGGTCTTTTGGGAATGATGGTGGATCCTAAATACGGAGGTGCCGGGATGGACAGTGTTTCCTACGTTTTGGCCATGGAAGAGATTGCCAAGATCGATGCTTCTGCTGCTGTGGTAATGTCTGTAAATAATTCATTGGTTTGTGCGGGTCTTGAAAAATTCGCTTCCGAAGAGCAGAAAGTAAAATATCTTACGCCGCTTGCAAGCGGGCAGGTCATCGGTGCATTTGCTTTGTCTGAGCCGGAAGCAGGTTCCGATGCCACTTCCCAGAAAACGACTGCCGAAGATAAAGGAGACTATTATTTGCTAAACGGGATCAAAAACTGGATTACCAATGGGGGAACGGCAACTTATTATATCGTGATCGCCCAGACGGATCCGGAGAAAAAACATAAAGGAATCAACGCTTTTATTGTAGAAAGAGGCTGGGAAGGTTTTGAGATCGGTCTGAAAGAAGACAAACTGGGAATTCGAGGAAGCGATACGCATTCTCTGATCTTCAATAACGTAAAAGTGCCGAAAGAGAACAGAATCGGGGAAGACGGATTCGGATTCAACTTTGCGATGGCAGTGTTGAACGGCGGTAGAATCGGGATCGCTTCACAAGCGTTGGGAATTGCTTCAGGAGCCTATGAACTGGCATTGAAGTATGCAAAAACGAGAAAAGCGTTCAAAACTGAAATTATCAACCACCAGGCGATCGCATTTAAACTGGCGGATATGGCGACGCAGATTACAGCAGCGAGAATGCTTTGCTACAAAGCCGCTGTAGAGAAAGATGCCGGAAAAGATATTTCAGAAAGCGGGGCGATGGCCAAACTTTACGCTTCTCAGGTGGCTATGGATACAACTATCGAAGCAGTACAGATCCACGGAGGGTACGGATATGTGAAAGAATACCACGTAGAAAGAATGATGAGGGATGCGAAAATTACCCAGATCTACGAAGGAACTTCCGAAATTCAAAAGATCGTTATTTCAAGAAGCATTGCAAAATAA
- a CDS encoding long-chain fatty acid--CoA ligase, which yields MTIKRLFDIPHYALATYPKTDMFVTKYHGEWKKTSTQEFVNQANKISRGLLKLGIKPGDKIALITTNSRTEWAIMDLGLSQIGVVSVPVYPNISPEDYEFIFNNAEIKYCFVSDKDLLGKVVKVKHNIPSLQGIFTFDNITGAANWKEIIDLGEDDSTQIEVEDLSNTINSEDLATIIYTSGTTGKPKGVMLTHHNIVSNVLGSVPRIPKKKSLDYKDTRVLSFLPICHIFERMLFYLFQYNGFSIYFAESIDKMGENVKEVKPHYMSVVPRLVEKVYDKIYATGSSAGGLKQKIFFWALDLISKKKTVSKPSGLKEIIADKLVFKKWREGLGGEIITLVSGSAALSTRLNLMFQNAGIPILEGYGLTETSPVISVNSFEKMKIGTVGLPLDNLDVKIQEDGEITVKGPSIFKGYFKNEEMSKEAFTDEGYFRTGDIGHLDSDGFLQITDRKKEMFKTSGGKYIAPQTIENQAKASKFIEQIMVVGDGEKMPCALIQPDFEFAKSWAMRNNISLGSTPKEIAQSAELKDRIKKEIDGINEHLGNWEQIKRIELTPEIWAIDTGLLTPTLKLKRKAIKERFIDLYNKMYEHHE from the coding sequence ATGACCATCAAAAGATTATTCGATATACCCCACTATGCTTTAGCAACTTATCCAAAAACCGATATGTTTGTTACAAAGTACCATGGAGAGTGGAAAAAGACTTCTACGCAGGAGTTTGTGAATCAGGCCAATAAAATCTCCAGGGGACTGCTGAAGCTGGGAATAAAGCCGGGTGATAAAATCGCTTTAATCACCACCAACTCCCGGACGGAGTGGGCCATTATGGATTTGGGGCTTTCGCAGATCGGGGTGGTTTCGGTTCCCGTATATCCGAACATTTCACCTGAAGATTATGAGTTTATCTTTAATAATGCGGAAATTAAGTACTGTTTTGTTTCCGACAAGGACCTTTTGGGGAAAGTTGTAAAGGTAAAACACAACATCCCATCTTTGCAGGGTATTTTTACATTCGATAATATTACGGGAGCGGCAAACTGGAAAGAGATCATTGATCTTGGAGAGGACGATTCTACGCAGATTGAGGTGGAAGACCTTTCGAATACCATCAATTCTGAAGATCTGGCCACCATTATCTATACTTCGGGAACTACCGGAAAACCGAAAGGCGTTATGCTTACCCATCACAATATCGTTTCCAATGTATTGGGATCCGTACCGAGAATCCCAAAGAAAAAAAGCCTTGATTATAAAGACACCCGGGTATTAAGCTTCCTGCCGATCTGCCATATTTTTGAAAGAATGCTTTTTTACCTTTTCCAGTACAACGGTTTTTCCATCTACTTTGCAGAGAGCATCGACAAAATGGGTGAAAATGTAAAAGAAGTAAAGCCTCATTACATGAGTGTTGTTCCGAGACTCGTGGAAAAAGTATATGATAAAATTTATGCTACCGGCTCATCCGCAGGCGGCCTGAAGCAGAAAATATTTTTCTGGGCCCTGGATCTGATTTCCAAAAAGAAAACCGTTTCCAAGCCGTCAGGGTTAAAAGAAATTATTGCTGATAAGCTGGTCTTTAAAAAATGGCGAGAAGGGCTGGGCGGTGAAATTATCACGCTGGTATCAGGATCAGCCGCTTTATCGACCAGACTGAACCTAATGTTCCAGAATGCAGGCATCCCCATTCTCGAAGGTTACGGGCTTACGGAAACTTCACCGGTAATCTCCGTAAACAGCTTTGAAAAGATGAAAATCGGAACGGTTGGGCTTCCGCTTGATAATCTTGACGTTAAAATCCAGGAGGACGGAGAAATTACGGTAAAAGGGCCTTCCATTTTTAAGGGCTATTTCAAAAATGAAGAAATGTCGAAAGAAGCGTTTACGGATGAAGGTTATTTCAGGACCGGTGATATCGGCCACCTCGACAGCGACGGGTTTTTGCAGATCACCGACCGTAAAAAGGAGATGTTCAAAACATCAGGCGGAAAATACATCGCTCCTCAGACGATCGAAAACCAGGCAAAAGCTTCCAAGTTTATCGAGCAGATCATGGTGGTAGGCGATGGTGAAAAAATGCCATGTGCCCTGATCCAGCCCGATTTTGAATTTGCCAAGAGCTGGGCCATGAGAAATAACATCAGCCTCGGTTCTACTCCAAAGGAAATTGCACAAAGCGCTGAACTGAAAGACCGGATCAAAAAAGAAATAGACGGCATCAACGAGCACTTAGGAAACTGGGAGCAGATCAAAAGAATCGAACTGACCCCGGAAATTTGGGCTATCGACACCGGTCTTCTCACTCCTACGCTGAAGCTGAAAAGAAAAGCCATTAAAGAAAGATTTATAGATCTTTACAATAAGATGTATGAGCATCACGAATAA
- a CDS encoding zinc ribbon domain-containing protein, which translates to MAKTNDISVEEKLRALYDLQIIDSRLDEIRNTRGELPIEVEDLEIEIEGLEKRAEKFHADIKDQDDQIKTKHEVINHAKTLIEKYKSQQDSVRNNKEFEALSKEMEYQELEIQLAEKRIKEFGAKIAHKNETLDELNAKINDLKNHLKFKKEELEGLIAETQKEEEYLIEQSKEYAAKIDERLLASYNRIRTNSPNGLAVVGLERGAPKGSFFTIPPQKQMEIAQRKKIIIDEHSGKILVDDELVMEENERMNAVIKF; encoded by the coding sequence ATGGCAAAAACCAACGATATTTCAGTTGAAGAGAAGTTAAGAGCTTTATACGATTTGCAGATCATTGATTCTAGATTGGACGAAATCCGAAATACAAGAGGAGAATTGCCAATCGAAGTAGAGGATCTCGAAATTGAAATCGAAGGTCTTGAGAAGAGAGCTGAAAAATTTCATGCAGATATTAAAGATCAGGACGACCAGATTAAGACCAAGCATGAAGTTATAAACCATGCAAAGACTTTAATTGAAAAATACAAATCTCAGCAGGACAGCGTACGAAACAATAAGGAATTTGAAGCATTGAGCAAGGAGATGGAATATCAGGAACTTGAGATCCAGCTTGCTGAAAAAAGAATTAAGGAATTCGGTGCTAAAATTGCTCACAAAAACGAAACTTTAGATGAATTGAATGCAAAAATCAATGATCTGAAGAATCACCTTAAATTTAAAAAAGAAGAACTTGAAGGGCTTATTGCTGAAACGCAGAAAGAAGAAGAATACCTGATCGAGCAGTCTAAAGAATATGCTGCAAAAATCGACGAAAGGTTATTGGCTTCTTACAACAGAATCAGAACCAACTCTCCAAACGGTCTTGCCGTAGTAGGCCTTGAAAGAGGGGCTCCGAAAGGATCTTTCTTCACCATTCCGCCTCAGAAGCAAATGGAAATTGCCCAGAGAAAGAAAATCATCATCGATGAACATTCCGGTAAAATCCTTGTGGACGACGAATTGGTAATGGAAGAAAACGAAAGAATGAATGCTGTGATTAAATTCTAA
- a CDS encoding Nif3-like dinuclear metal center hexameric protein gives MKLRTVISKIEERIKINQAEDFDNVGLLCGSWDRDVSGILVCHDALENVVEEAILKNCNLIVCFHPIIFSGLKSLTGKNYVERTVIKAIENKIAIYAVHTAFDNDFFGVNQGICSQLGLKNLKILQPKKNNLKQLTVFVPKEYSTKVREALFSAGAGNIGFYDECSFTINGDGTFRPVKGSNPFSGQQNVRENADEDMISVIFEDYKQGQIINAMKTAHPYEEVAHQIYSLDNTNQYSGLGMYGDLEEPMEEWDFLKFVKEKFGLEMIRHSGFNSKKIKRVGVLGGSGASGIRSAISKKCDAYLTGDVKYHDFFLAESKMLICDIGHFESEQFVTQQLFEILSQKFSTFAISKSIERTNPVNYFI, from the coding sequence ATGAAACTAAGAACGGTTATTTCAAAAATAGAAGAACGAATCAAAATAAATCAGGCTGAAGATTTCGACAATGTGGGATTACTATGCGGCTCGTGGGACCGCGATGTAAGCGGAATCCTTGTTTGTCACGATGCCCTGGAGAATGTAGTGGAAGAGGCGATCTTGAAGAACTGTAACCTGATTGTATGTTTTCATCCGATTATTTTTTCGGGGTTAAAATCGCTCACCGGAAAAAACTATGTAGAAAGAACAGTTATTAAAGCCATCGAAAACAAAATAGCGATTTACGCCGTACATACAGCTTTCGATAACGATTTCTTCGGTGTAAATCAGGGAATCTGCAGCCAGCTCGGATTAAAAAATCTGAAAATTCTTCAGCCTAAAAAAAATAACCTCAAACAACTTACGGTTTTTGTACCGAAAGAATATTCCACTAAAGTAAGAGAGGCACTTTTCAGTGCGGGAGCCGGAAACATCGGCTTCTATGATGAATGCAGTTTTACCATTAACGGAGACGGGACTTTCAGGCCTGTGAAAGGCTCGAATCCTTTTTCGGGACAGCAGAATGTAAGGGAAAATGCAGATGAAGACATGATCTCCGTAATTTTTGAAGATTATAAGCAGGGACAGATTATCAATGCCATGAAAACCGCCCATCCTTATGAAGAAGTGGCACATCAGATCTACAGCCTGGACAATACCAACCAGTATTCCGGACTTGGAATGTACGGTGATCTGGAGGAGCCAATGGAGGAGTGGGATTTTCTCAAATTTGTAAAAGAAAAATTCGGGCTGGAGATGATCAGACATTCCGGTTTCAACAGCAAAAAAATAAAGAGGGTTGGGGTGCTTGGCGGCTCCGGCGCAAGCGGAATCCGGTCTGCAATTTCCAAAAAATGTGATGCTTATCTTACAGGAGATGTCAAATACCATGATTTTTTCCTCGCCGAATCCAAAATGCTGATTTGCGATATCGGGCATTTTGAATCAGAACAATTTGTAACTCAACAATTATTTGAAATTTTATCACAAAAATTTAGTACCTTTGCAATCTCAAAATCTATTGAGAGAACAAACCCGGTAAATTATTTCATTTAA
- a CDS encoding ion transporter: protein MEREHQLIPGDQLWKRHLYRIIYRSDTKLGKLFDITLLILILVSTSIIMMESIPKLDKRFHYTFIVLEWIISIFFSAEYFSRIAVVKNKGSYIFSFFGIIDFLALVPFYLSFVFPVTKYFLIFRMLRMLRVFRVFNLLDFMNDGTVIVRALRNSSRKIYIFLLFLIIFSVIVGSLMFMVEGGRPGFETIPQSIYWAVVTVTTVGYGDVSPITPMGKFFAVVLMLAGYSIIAVPTGIVTAEMRNKRQNLEKVCERCGNEDIDDDARYCKQCGKKLA, encoded by the coding sequence ATGGAAAGGGAGCATCAGCTGATTCCCGGAGATCAGCTCTGGAAAAGACATTTATACAGGATCATTTATAGGTCCGATACCAAGCTCGGAAAGCTGTTTGATATTACGCTGCTGATACTGATTCTTGTAAGTACCTCTATCATTATGATGGAAAGCATCCCGAAGCTTGATAAAAGGTTTCATTATACGTTCATTGTTTTGGAATGGATTATTTCCATATTTTTCTCCGCGGAATATTTCTCACGGATCGCTGTTGTTAAAAACAAAGGCTCTTATATTTTCAGCTTTTTCGGAATCATAGATTTCCTGGCCCTCGTGCCATTTTATCTCAGCTTTGTGTTTCCTGTGACCAAGTATTTCCTGATTTTCAGAATGCTGAGAATGCTGAGGGTTTTCCGGGTATTTAATCTCCTGGATTTCATGAATGACGGAACCGTTATTGTACGGGCTCTGCGAAACAGTTCCCGGAAAATATACATCTTCCTTTTGTTCCTGATTATATTCTCGGTGATTGTAGGCTCACTTATGTTTATGGTAGAAGGCGGAAGGCCGGGATTTGAAACCATTCCGCAATCCATTTACTGGGCGGTGGTGACGGTAACCACGGTTGGATATGGTGACGTATCTCCTATTACACCGATGGGAAAATTCTTTGCTGTGGTATTAATGCTCGCCGGTTATTCGATTATTGCTGTGCCTACGGGAATTGTAACGGCAGAAATGCGGAATAAGAGACAGAATCTTGAGAAAGTATGCGAAAGATGCGGAAATGAAGATATTGATGACGATGCAAGGTACTGCAAGCAATGTGGCAAGAAATTAGCTTAG